In Rubrivirga marina, the following are encoded in one genomic region:
- the mfd gene encoding transcription-repair coupling factor — protein sequence MTLIDLRDRLSALPFFAQVRDETESLAPGMALRLKGTVGSLPAFVLGDLLDQAGGPIVALLAESESADYLRSDLEQLFGSDDRVLFLPPTGHEPYDPEQLTDTLPLVQRADALGRLREGFDGILVTSVEAISELVPLPERVGNETVTIRIGEEVPPEELMERLTGQGFLPVEFVSEPGELALRGGILDVYPFAGGYPIRLEFFGDEVDQIREFDPQTQRSVSRLETARLVPNLGAEKYTASGHVTALDYLPTSTPLALFDSQRLVESAQERFEAAQAAHAARLGEVADGEEEPAAPESQYLTGDALSTLVESRPVLLFGTFSGEGDLTVELQATPQPSYNGDLKRLRTDIERKSGTQFVILCDSASQKNRLWELLGGDLETGKPPPADLVVESLHEGFEVPEADLAVYTDHQLFDRYHRPTARKRRKARGGLSLREVKALRPGDFVVHVDYGIGQFAGLQTITVREQKQEAVRLLFSGGDELFVNVAALHKLHKYTGKEGHQPKLTKLGTGAWDRLKARTKKRVKDIARDLIKIYAARRASQGFAFKGDTVWQRELEASFQFEETPDQATAIESIKEDMQQPVPMDRLVCGDVGFGKTEVAVRAAFKAIQDGKQVAIVVPTTVLARQHTETFEKRMGRFPIEIRQLSRFVTTADQKQVIAGLGDGTVDVVIGTQRVLSKDVAFKDLGLLIVDEEQRFGVGAKEKLRKLRPNVDTLTLTATPIPRTLQFSLLGARDLSLIQTPPANRQPVITEIHTFDRDLIRDAILYEVNRGGQVFFIHNRVQTIDEMAAMIRALVPDVRIRTAHGQMPAKTLENTMMDFMDREFDVLVSTTIVESGLDVSNANTMIVNHAERHGLADLHQLRGRVGRNDQKAFCYLLVPSVHSLTKEARQRLQAVEEFSDLGAGFNLSMRDLDIRGAGNMLGAEQSGFIEDVGFETYHQILDEAVQELRHEEFAEVFADQDTAPPPPEPTVDVEDDVFIPQNYVTNPVERLNLYRRLADLESAEDIDAFRAELEDRFGPAPHEIDTLLRLAAMRPLAMRLRLPRATWKNERLFLSIPEPSDDPYFHQKLFNPLLEALNGLDRRYVLKDSRRTGKLRAIVQDVATLKDAQDVLARLGDTVDRAAEAEKEAA from the coding sequence GTGACTCTGATTGACCTCCGCGACCGACTCTCGGCGCTCCCCTTCTTCGCCCAGGTCCGTGACGAAACCGAATCGCTGGCGCCCGGCATGGCGCTCCGGCTGAAGGGCACCGTCGGGTCGCTCCCGGCCTTCGTGCTGGGGGACCTCCTCGACCAGGCGGGCGGGCCGATCGTCGCGCTCCTCGCCGAGAGCGAGAGCGCCGACTACCTCCGCTCCGACCTCGAGCAGCTCTTCGGCTCGGACGACCGCGTCCTCTTCCTCCCCCCCACCGGCCACGAACCGTACGACCCCGAGCAACTCACCGACACGCTCCCGCTCGTCCAGCGCGCCGACGCCCTCGGCCGGCTCCGAGAGGGATTCGACGGGATTCTCGTCACGAGCGTCGAGGCCATCTCAGAGTTGGTCCCGCTCCCTGAGAGGGTCGGCAATGAGACCGTGACGATCCGCATCGGCGAGGAGGTCCCACCGGAGGAGTTGATGGAGCGGCTGACGGGACAGGGCTTCTTGCCAGTGGAGTTCGTCAGCGAGCCCGGCGAGCTCGCGCTTCGAGGTGGCATCCTCGACGTGTACCCGTTCGCCGGCGGCTACCCCATCCGCCTCGAGTTCTTTGGCGACGAGGTCGACCAGATCCGAGAGTTCGACCCGCAGACGCAGCGGTCGGTCAGCCGCTTGGAGACGGCCCGGCTCGTGCCCAACCTCGGGGCCGAGAAGTACACCGCCAGTGGCCACGTCACGGCGCTCGACTACCTCCCGACCTCGACGCCGCTCGCCCTCTTCGACAGCCAGCGACTCGTCGAGTCGGCACAAGAACGCTTCGAGGCGGCCCAGGCCGCCCACGCCGCCCGCCTCGGCGAGGTGGCAGACGGCGAAGAGGAGCCGGCCGCTCCCGAGAGCCAGTATCTGACGGGCGACGCCTTGTCGACGCTCGTTGAATCCAGGCCGGTGCTCCTGTTCGGCACGTTCTCGGGTGAGGGCGATCTGACCGTCGAGCTTCAGGCGACGCCTCAGCCGTCGTACAACGGAGACCTCAAGCGGCTGCGGACCGACATCGAGCGGAAGAGCGGGACCCAGTTCGTGATCCTCTGCGACAGCGCCTCTCAGAAAAATCGGCTGTGGGAGTTGCTGGGCGGCGATCTCGAAACGGGCAAGCCGCCGCCGGCCGACCTCGTCGTCGAAAGCCTCCACGAGGGGTTTGAAGTCCCCGAGGCGGACCTCGCCGTCTACACCGACCACCAGCTCTTCGATCGCTACCACCGGCCGACGGCGCGCAAGAGACGGAAGGCGCGCGGGGGCCTGTCGCTCCGCGAAGTCAAGGCCCTCCGCCCCGGCGACTTCGTGGTCCACGTGGACTACGGGATCGGACAGTTCGCCGGCCTTCAGACGATCACGGTGCGCGAGCAGAAACAGGAGGCCGTGCGCCTGCTGTTCTCTGGCGGCGACGAGTTGTTCGTCAACGTGGCGGCGCTCCACAAGCTGCACAAGTACACCGGTAAGGAGGGCCACCAGCCGAAGCTGACCAAGCTGGGGACCGGCGCGTGGGACCGGCTCAAGGCGCGGACGAAGAAACGCGTCAAGGACATCGCCCGCGACCTCATCAAGATCTACGCGGCGCGGCGGGCCTCTCAAGGCTTCGCATTCAAGGGGGACACCGTCTGGCAACGCGAGCTTGAGGCCTCGTTCCAGTTCGAGGAGACGCCAGACCAAGCGACCGCCATCGAATCAATCAAGGAGGACATGCAGCAGCCCGTCCCGATGGACCGCCTCGTCTGCGGGGACGTCGGCTTCGGGAAGACCGAGGTGGCCGTCCGCGCGGCGTTCAAGGCGATCCAGGACGGGAAGCAGGTCGCCATCGTCGTCCCCACGACCGTCCTCGCGCGGCAGCATACCGAGACCTTCGAGAAGCGGATGGGGCGCTTCCCCATCGAGATCCGCCAGCTCTCGCGGTTCGTCACGACGGCCGATCAGAAACAGGTCATCGCTGGCCTCGGCGATGGGACGGTCGACGTCGTGATCGGGACACAGCGGGTGCTGTCCAAGGACGTCGCGTTCAAGGACCTCGGCCTGCTCATCGTGGACGAGGAGCAGCGGTTCGGTGTCGGCGCGAAGGAGAAGCTGCGGAAGCTCCGCCCGAACGTCGACACGCTCACGCTGACGGCGACGCCGATCCCGCGGACGCTCCAGTTCTCGCTCCTCGGCGCGCGCGACCTCTCCCTCATCCAAACGCCGCCGGCCAACCGCCAGCCGGTCATCACCGAGATCCACACGTTCGACCGCGACCTGATCCGAGACGCCATCCTCTACGAGGTCAACCGAGGCGGGCAGGTCTTCTTCATCCACAACCGGGTCCAGACGATCGACGAGATGGCCGCCATGATCCGGGCACTCGTCCCCGACGTGCGGATCCGGACGGCGCACGGCCAGATGCCAGCGAAGACGCTGGAGAACACGATGATGGACTTCATGGACCGTGAGTTCGACGTGCTCGTGTCCACGACGATCGTCGAGTCCGGCCTCGACGTGTCGAACGCCAACACGATGATCGTCAACCACGCCGAGCGCCACGGGCTGGCGGACCTCCATCAGCTCCGCGGGCGAGTCGGACGGAACGACCAAAAGGCCTTCTGCTACCTCCTCGTCCCGAGTGTCCACTCGTTGACGAAGGAAGCGAGGCAGCGATTGCAGGCGGTCGAGGAGTTCTCCGACCTCGGCGCCGGGTTCAACCTTTCGATGCGCGACCTCGACATCCGCGGGGCCGGCAACATGCTCGGCGCGGAGCAGTCGGGGTTCATCGAAGACGTCGGGTTCGAGACGTACCACCAGATCCTCGACGAGGCCGTCCAGGAGCTCCGCCACGAGGAGTTCGCCGAGGTCTTCGCCGATCAGGACACCGCCCCTCCCCCGCCCGAGCCGACCGTCGACGTGGAGGACGACGTGTTCATCCCGCAGAACTACGTCACGAACCCCGTCGAGCGCCTCAACCTGTACCGCCGGCTGGCCGACCTCGAGAGCGCCGAAGACATCGACGCGTTCCGCGCAGAGTTGGAAGACCGATTCGGGCCCGCTCCACACGAGATCGACACGCTCCTCCGGCTGGCCGCGATGCGCCCGCTGGCGATGCGCCTCCGACTCCCGCGCGCGACGTGGAAGAACGAGCGGCTCTTTCTCTCGATTCCCGAGCCGTCCGACGACCCGTACTTCCACCAGAAGCTGTTCAACCCACTGTTGGAAGCGCTGAACGGACTCGACCGGCGCTACGTGCTGAAGGACAGCCGGCGAACCGGGAAGCTCCGCGCCATCGTGCAGGACGTGGCGACCCTGAAGGACGCGCAGGACGTGCTCGCGCGCCTCGGCGACACCGTCGACCGGGCGGCCGAGGCGGAGAAGGAGGCCGCCTAG
- a CDS encoding NRAMP family divalent metal transporter has product MTKDFFSKYGLSFVMVASYFGAGSIFIASDAGVRFGYTLIWAVVGAVALGFMGQDMSARVGIFGSTLTSFMRKKLGRGLSLALSLFLSVGCVLWCLELTAAVGKGLELLFGLEEGMWKPLAYATGGIAMVTGVLDYAKAEKVMTYMMFILLALYVVVAVVSGPAPIELAAGFLPRITSEGALLSAVAILGTTALWPNFFLESTLVKEKGWTKASDIPHVRRDLALGYAVGGIITIAIIVVAAAVLRPAGYTQLDTFLTPGLALEEILGQWARIAFLVGAVAAAFNSIIPIMWTPAYMVMRSLDRDPEGGSNRTFKWIYAAGILLGSLSPIVSEVFGLSVVDMIILFPAYNGVVGLPIAAILLFWAVNSKDEIGAHRNGWKMNVVNSLLVVLSLYAAYRSGPVIFDAIFGGGLS; this is encoded by the coding sequence ATGACCAAGGACTTCTTCAGCAAGTACGGACTCTCGTTCGTGATGGTGGCCAGCTACTTCGGGGCTGGCTCGATCTTTATCGCCTCCGACGCCGGCGTCCGGTTCGGGTACACGCTCATCTGGGCCGTCGTGGGCGCCGTCGCGCTCGGGTTCATGGGACAGGACATGAGCGCCCGCGTCGGCATCTTCGGCTCGACGCTGACGTCGTTCATGCGGAAGAAGCTGGGCAGAGGGCTCTCACTGGCCCTTTCCTTGTTCCTCTCCGTCGGCTGCGTCCTGTGGTGCCTCGAACTGACGGCGGCGGTCGGCAAGGGGCTGGAGCTCCTGTTCGGGCTGGAGGAGGGCATGTGGAAGCCGCTGGCCTACGCGACCGGCGGCATCGCCATGGTCACGGGCGTGCTGGACTACGCCAAGGCCGAGAAGGTCATGACGTACATGATGTTCATTCTGCTCGCGCTCTACGTGGTCGTCGCGGTGGTGAGCGGACCGGCGCCGATCGAGCTCGCGGCGGGCTTCCTCCCGCGGATCACGAGTGAGGGCGCGCTCCTATCGGCCGTCGCCATCCTCGGGACGACGGCGCTGTGGCCGAACTTCTTCTTGGAGTCGACGCTGGTGAAGGAGAAGGGCTGGACGAAGGCATCGGACATCCCGCACGTCCGGCGCGACCTTGCGCTCGGCTATGCCGTGGGCGGCATCATCACCATCGCCATCATCGTCGTGGCGGCGGCCGTGCTCCGGCCGGCCGGGTACACGCAACTCGACACGTTCCTGACGCCGGGCCTCGCGCTCGAGGAGATCCTCGGCCAGTGGGCCCGCATCGCGTTCCTGGTCGGCGCCGTCGCCGCGGCCTTCAACAGCATCATCCCGATCATGTGGACGCCGGCGTACATGGTCATGCGGTCGCTCGACAGAGACCCGGAGGGCGGCTCGAACCGGACCTTCAAGTGGATCTATGCCGCCGGAATCCTGCTCGGCAGCCTCTCTCCCATCGTCAGCGAGGTGTTCGGGCTGAGCGTAGTGGACATGATCATCCTGTTCCCGGCCTACAACGGCGTCGTCGGGTTGCCCATCGCGGCGATCCTGCTGTTCTGGGCCGTCAACAGCAAAGACGAGATCGGCGCGCACCGCAACGGATGGAAGATGAACGTGGTGAACAGCCTCCTCGTGGTGCTGTCGTTGTACGCGGCGTACCGCTCGGGCCCGGTCATCTTCGACGCCATCTTCGGCGGCGGCCTCTCGTGA
- a CDS encoding type IV toxin-antitoxin system AbiEi family antitoxin domain-containing protein, which yields MSTSYEPNSVAQTLLFHLARTPGAVHRDDLAKAAGTSKDYAGRVLSKMVKRGRIQRVGRGTYNLPRLTETE from the coding sequence ATGTCGACGTCCTACGAGCCGAACTCTGTCGCCCAGACGCTCCTGTTCCACCTCGCCCGCACACCGGGCGCCGTCCACCGCGACGACCTCGCGAAGGCGGCGGGGACGTCGAAGGACTACGCGGGCCGCGTGCTGAGCAAGATGGTCAAGCGGGGCCGCATCCAACGCGTCGGCCGCGGGACGTACAACCTGCCCCGGCTGACCGAGACGGAGTAG
- a CDS encoding NAD-dependent malic enzyme: protein MRTDIPGRPALPDYDVVLTVRNPQRPGMIGRLLGLVGDLGALVGDIETRYIGRDHFVRDVTLSVFDEEHLEEVLAAIRTDTDTVIVDVKDLVFERHAGGKIRTVRTTEVERLEDLRTIYTPGVARVCRAIQKDPALARQYTAVGRTVGIFTNGTRVLGLGNIGALASLPVMEGKSVLYDRFVGLGAVPIVIDETDPEAFVDTVCRIAPSFGGIHLEDIRTPDCFWIEDELIRRLPQPVMHDDQHGTATVLLAAVLSALRHTGREGRRDLVCAQVGLGAAGLAIARLLLDAGFEVVGVDPGEDARRRLEARGGRTASLEGAAAEADILIATTGVIGLITPELVRPGQIVLALSNPVPEITPEAALAAGAAFAADGRSVNNALAFPGLFKAALDVGAPAITSAMKVAAAEAISALAPDEELVPSPFHPDVHEHVIKAVRAAASV, encoded by the coding sequence ATGCGCACCGACATCCCTGGCCGCCCGGCCCTCCCTGACTACGACGTCGTCCTGACGGTCCGAAACCCGCAGCGCCCCGGGATGATCGGGCGGTTGCTCGGGCTCGTTGGGGATCTCGGCGCGCTCGTGGGCGACATCGAGACGCGCTACATCGGGCGAGACCACTTCGTTCGCGACGTCACGCTGTCGGTGTTCGACGAGGAGCACCTCGAGGAGGTGCTGGCGGCCATCCGCACGGACACCGACACGGTGATCGTCGACGTCAAGGACCTCGTGTTCGAGCGGCACGCGGGGGGCAAGATCCGGACGGTCCGTACGACGGAGGTCGAACGCCTCGAAGACCTCCGGACGATCTACACGCCCGGCGTCGCCCGCGTCTGCCGTGCCATCCAGAAAGACCCGGCGCTCGCTCGTCAGTACACGGCCGTCGGGCGGACGGTCGGCATCTTTACGAATGGGACGCGCGTGCTCGGGCTGGGCAACATCGGCGCGCTGGCGAGCCTCCCGGTGATGGAAGGCAAGTCGGTGCTGTACGACCGGTTCGTCGGCTTGGGCGCCGTCCCTATTGTCATCGACGAGACCGACCCGGAGGCGTTCGTCGACACCGTTTGCCGGATCGCGCCGAGCTTTGGTGGGATCCACCTCGAGGACATCCGGACGCCTGACTGCTTCTGGATCGAGGACGAGCTGATCCGCCGGCTCCCGCAGCCGGTGATGCATGACGACCAGCACGGGACGGCGACCGTCCTGCTGGCGGCCGTCCTCAGCGCGCTCCGCCACACGGGCCGGGAGGGGCGTCGCGACCTCGTCTGCGCCCAGGTCGGCCTCGGCGCCGCCGGTCTCGCGATCGCGCGGCTGTTGTTGGATGCCGGCTTCGAGGTCGTCGGGGTCGATCCCGGCGAGGACGCGCGCCGACGGCTCGAAGCCCGCGGCGGGCGGACGGCCAGCCTGGAGGGCGCCGCGGCTGAGGCCGACATCCTCATCGCCACGACGGGCGTCATCGGGCTCATCACGCCGGAGCTCGTGCGGCCCGGCCAGATCGTCCTTGCGCTGTCGAACCCGGTGCCCGAAATCACGCCCGAGGCGGCCCTCGCCGCCGGGGCCGCCTTCGCCGCCGACGGGCGGAGCGTCAACAACGCGCTCGCCTTCCCGGGCCTGTTCAAGGCGGCGCTCGACGTGGGCGCACCGGCCATTACGAGCGCGATGAAGGTGGCGGCGGCCGAGGCCATCAGCGCGCTCGCGCCGGACGAGGAGCTGGTGCCGAGCCCGTTCCACCCCGACGTCCACGAGCACGTGATTAAGGCCGTCCGGGCCGCGGCCTCCGTCTAG
- a CDS encoding sulfite exporter TauE/SafE family protein, whose translation MSQTVLLVLVALIGGIAITLLGPGGIFVTVALHALGYSAATVAGTASAAFVGTGIVGSAAYWRSGELAAPGVRRDALVLTAASVLGALGGSALNAVLDRQSFGVALGVFVGATGLLVFARQRGLLKPATALDAGSRRAQWLMLGLGVAVGVPGGALGVGGPVLAVPLLVLCGVPMLTAVAMAQVQSVAIAGFATLGYVVRGTVDWPLALLIGVPLVIGTVIGWRLAQKTPTERLTTLLATVLLVIGVYLVATAV comes from the coding sequence GTGAGCCAAACCGTCCTGCTGGTCCTCGTCGCCCTCATCGGCGGCATCGCGATCACGCTCCTCGGGCCCGGCGGCATCTTCGTGACCGTCGCGCTGCACGCGCTCGGCTACTCCGCCGCGACGGTCGCGGGCACGGCGAGCGCGGCGTTTGTCGGGACCGGGATCGTCGGGAGCGCGGCCTACTGGCGGTCCGGCGAGCTCGCCGCGCCGGGCGTCCGCCGCGACGCGCTCGTGCTGACCGCGGCGAGCGTTCTGGGCGCACTGGGCGGCAGCGCCCTGAATGCTGTGCTCGACCGCCAGTCGTTCGGCGTCGCCCTCGGCGTGTTCGTGGGGGCGACGGGCCTGCTCGTGTTTGCCCGCCAGCGGGGACTGCTCAAACCGGCGACGGCGCTCGACGCGGGGTCGAGGCGGGCACAGTGGCTCATGCTCGGCCTCGGCGTCGCCGTCGGCGTGCCCGGCGGGGCGCTGGGGGTCGGCGGGCCGGTGCTGGCCGTGCCGCTCCTCGTGCTGTGCGGCGTCCCGATGCTGACGGCTGTGGCGATGGCGCAGGTCCAGTCGGTCGCGATCGCCGGGTTCGCGACGCTCGGCTACGTGGTGCGCGGCACTGTCGACTGGCCGCTCGCGCTGCTGATCGGCGTGCCCCTCGTGATTGGCACCGTCATCGGCTGGCGACTGGCCCAGAAGACGCCGACGGAGCGGCTGACGACGCTCCTCGCTACCGTCCTCCTCGTGATCGGCGTCTACCTCGTGGCAACGGCCGTCTGA
- a CDS encoding NAD(P) transhydrogenase subunit alpha: protein MSLALFIVFVLASFVGVEVISKVPATLHTPLMSGSNAISGITIVGALVVAGGVEAPWAKWVGVAALVLATINVVGGFLVTDRMLEMFKPREKAVAETNGRA, encoded by the coding sequence ATGAGCCTCGCCCTCTTCATCGTGTTCGTCCTCGCCTCCTTCGTCGGGGTCGAGGTCATCTCGAAGGTGCCCGCCACGCTCCACACGCCTCTCATGTCCGGGTCGAACGCGATCTCCGGCATCACCATCGTCGGCGCGCTCGTGGTCGCCGGGGGCGTCGAGGCGCCGTGGGCGAAGTGGGTCGGCGTGGCCGCGCTCGTGCTGGCGACGATCAACGTGGTCGGCGGCTTCCTCGTCACGGATCGCATGCTGGAGATGTTCAAGCCTCGTGAGAAGGCCGTCGCAGAGACCAATGGACGCGCGTAG
- a CDS encoding DoxX family protein — protein sequence MTTRALLFGTGDTSRATDLGLLILRLGFGLSLAFGHGLGKLPPSEGFIAGTAEMGFPLPTLFAWAAALSEFVGGLLIAAGLLTRPAAVFAGFTMAVAAFVRHGGEPFSGMEKPFLFLVAFVALLIAGAGRYALDHYLRREPIRL from the coding sequence ATGACGACGCGCGCGCTTCTCTTCGGCACCGGCGACACCTCCCGCGCCACCGACCTCGGGCTACTGATCCTCCGCCTCGGTTTCGGGCTGTCGCTCGCTTTTGGGCACGGCCTCGGCAAGCTGCCTCCCTCCGAGGGCTTCATCGCTGGGACGGCCGAGATGGGCTTCCCCCTCCCAACCCTGTTCGCCTGGGCCGCGGCGCTCAGTGAGTTCGTCGGGGGACTGTTGATCGCCGCGGGCCTGCTGACGCGTCCCGCAGCCGTCTTCGCCGGCTTCACGATGGCCGTCGCCGCGTTTGTGCGGCACGGAGGGGAGCCGTTCTCCGGGATGGAGAAGCCGTTCCTCTTCTTGGTGGCCTTCGTCGCGCTCCTGATCGCCGGCGCCGGCCGGTACGCCCTCGACCATTACCTCCGCCGCGAGCCCATTCGGCTTTGA
- the yhbY gene encoding ribosome assembly RNA-binding protein YhbY yields MSDLTSKQRAHLRGLAHPLKPTVHIGKEGVTDAAVDNLLETLAGSELVKVRVLEAAPQSAKATAHALAAKVADAVVIQVMGRNVTLYRPDPDEPEIRLPR; encoded by the coding sequence GTGTCCGACCTCACCTCCAAGCAACGCGCTCACCTCCGCGGCCTCGCCCACCCCCTCAAGCCGACCGTCCACATCGGAAAGGAGGGCGTGACGGACGCCGCCGTTGACAACCTCCTCGAGACGCTGGCTGGCAGCGAGCTCGTAAAGGTCCGCGTGCTGGAGGCCGCGCCGCAGAGCGCGAAGGCGACGGCACACGCGCTGGCGGCGAAGGTCGCAGACGCCGTCGTGATACAAGTGATGGGCCGGAACGTGACGCTGTACCGGCCCGACCCAGACGAGCCGGAGATCCGACTCCCTCGCTGA
- a CDS encoding NAD(P)(+) transhydrogenase (Re/Si-specific) subunit beta: MIDGLVTLAYLVAASLFILGLKRLSSPRTARAGNRMAAVGMLIGVVAALLSEQILNPVELVGGLAVGSVIGVFLARRTPLTEMPELVAAFNGFGGAASALVAAAEVLREMEPPLRDISAAGETVVNAPGLGMAEVAVVAASVLIGSVTLSGSFVAWGKLKGKRGLSGFPGLRMVSILVGLGVLAVGALFVTSGDVGVVFPATGASSDGTMLWLAALGVLSLVLGVLLVLPIGGADMPVVVALLNAYSGLAAAATGFVLGNYALVISGALVGASGLILTRIMCEAMNRSLANVLLGGFGAAATTSSGGGDSDQPPVQSTTADDAAVMMAYAGRVVIVPGYGLAVAQAQHEVRELVDLLQKEGVEVSFAIHPVAGRMPGHMNVLLAEANVPYDQLIEMDEINPEMGQVDVVLVVGANDVVNPAAREDETSPIYGMPIINVDEAQQVIVLKRSMRTGYAGIENPLFFKPNTQMLFGDAKETVKAVIGELKTLQAA, translated from the coding sequence ATGATCGACGGCCTCGTCACGCTCGCCTACCTCGTCGCGGCGTCGCTCTTCATCCTCGGGCTGAAACGCCTGTCGTCGCCGCGGACGGCGCGCGCGGGCAACCGGATGGCCGCCGTCGGCATGCTCATCGGGGTGGTGGCGGCGCTGCTGTCGGAGCAGATCCTGAACCCGGTGGAGCTCGTGGGCGGCCTCGCCGTGGGCAGCGTGATCGGCGTGTTCCTCGCGCGGCGGACGCCGCTGACGGAGATGCCGGAGTTGGTGGCCGCGTTCAACGGGTTCGGCGGGGCGGCGTCGGCGCTGGTGGCCGCGGCGGAGGTGCTGCGCGAGATGGAGCCGCCGCTGCGCGACATCTCGGCGGCCGGCGAGACGGTGGTCAACGCACCGGGCCTGGGGATGGCGGAGGTCGCTGTCGTGGCCGCGTCGGTCCTCATCGGCTCCGTCACGCTCTCGGGGTCGTTCGTAGCGTGGGGCAAGCTGAAGGGCAAGAGGGGACTGAGCGGGTTCCCCGGGCTCCGGATGGTCTCGATCCTCGTCGGCCTCGGCGTGCTCGCAGTCGGGGCGCTGTTCGTGACGAGCGGAGACGTCGGCGTCGTCTTCCCCGCGACCGGCGCGTCCAGCGACGGGACGATGCTATGGCTGGCGGCACTCGGAGTGCTGTCCCTCGTCCTCGGCGTGCTCCTCGTGCTGCCCATCGGTGGGGCCGACATGCCCGTCGTGGTCGCGCTCCTCAACGCGTACTCGGGGCTAGCGGCGGCGGCGACCGGGTTCGTCCTAGGCAACTACGCGCTCGTGATCTCCGGCGCGCTCGTGGGCGCGAGCGGACTAATCCTCACCCGGATCATGTGCGAGGCGATGAACCGGTCGCTCGCGAACGTCCTCCTCGGCGGCTTCGGGGCCGCGGCGACCACCAGCAGCGGAGGCGGCGACTCCGATCAGCCGCCCGTCCAGTCTACCACGGCCGACGACGCGGCGGTGATGATGGCTTACGCCGGCCGCGTCGTGATCGTCCCGGGCTACGGGCTCGCCGTCGCGCAGGCCCAGCACGAGGTCCGCGAGTTGGTCGACCTGCTCCAGAAGGAGGGGGTCGAGGTGAGCTTCGCGATCCACCCGGTCGCCGGGCGGATGCCGGGCCACATGAACGTGCTCCTCGCCGAGGCCAACGTGCCGTACGACCAGCTCATTGAGATGGACGAGATCAACCCTGAGATGGGGCAGGTAGACGTCGTCCTCGTCGTCGGCGCGAACGACGTCGTGAACCCGGCCGCGCGCGAGGACGAGACGAGCCCGATCTATGGCATGCCCATCATCAACGTCGACGAAGCGCAGCAGGTCATCGTCCTCAAGCGCTCGATGCGGACGGGCTACGCGGGGATCGAGAACCCGCTGTTCTTCAAGCCCAACACGCAGATGCTGTTCGGCGACGCGAAGGAAACCGTCAAGGCCGTGATCGGCGAGCTGAAGACGCTCCAGGCGGCGTAG
- a CDS encoding NAD(P) transhydrogenase subunit alpha, translating to MPLQIGVPRETAPGEARVALSPDAVRRLKRSDVEVVVERGAGDTAFMGDAAFEAAGARLGSRADALGQPVVATVRGLPEADLSALAEGAVVIGLLRPLDEPEAFDVFAQRGATTIAMELVPRTTRAQKMDALSAMSTVAGYRAVLLAAERLPKFFPLLTTAAGTVRPAKVLILGAGVAGLQALATARRLGAVTSAYDVRTAAREQVESVGARFVELDLEAGDAEDARGYAKALDEDQQARQVAALATHIAEHDVVITTALIPGRPAPSLITTEGVEGMAPGSVIVDLAAPNGGNCAATLPGETAEHAGVSILGPLDLAAEMPLHASEMYARTVAALIQEFATDGVFRVDLDDEIQQSAVVTHGGAIVNVRVRSARGLAEADAPASAPAGE from the coding sequence ATGCCCCTTCAGATCGGAGTCCCTCGCGAGACCGCGCCGGGCGAAGCGCGCGTTGCGCTCTCGCCGGACGCGGTGCGCCGGCTCAAGCGGAGCGACGTGGAGGTCGTCGTCGAGCGGGGCGCGGGCGACACCGCATTCATGGGCGATGCGGCATTCGAGGCCGCAGGCGCCCGCCTCGGCAGCCGCGCCGACGCACTCGGCCAGCCGGTGGTGGCGACGGTCCGCGGCCTCCCCGAGGCCGACCTCAGCGCGCTGGCGGAGGGGGCCGTCGTAATCGGCTTGCTCCGGCCGCTCGACGAGCCCGAGGCGTTCGACGTGTTCGCGCAGCGCGGTGCGACGACGATCGCGATGGAGCTCGTGCCGCGCACGACACGCGCGCAGAAGATGGACGCGCTCTCGGCCATGAGCACGGTCGCGGGCTACCGAGCCGTGCTACTGGCGGCCGAGCGGCTGCCCAAGTTCTTCCCGCTCCTGACGACCGCGGCCGGGACTGTCCGCCCCGCGAAGGTGCTGATCCTCGGCGCCGGTGTGGCGGGTCTCCAGGCCCTCGCGACCGCCCGTCGGCTGGGCGCGGTGACCTCGGCGTACGATGTCCGCACCGCGGCGCGCGAGCAGGTCGAGTCGGTCGGCGCGAGGTTCGTGGAGCTCGACCTGGAGGCCGGCGACGCCGAGGACGCGCGCGGCTACGCGAAAGCGCTCGACGAGGACCAGCAGGCCCGCCAAGTCGCTGCCCTGGCGACGCACATCGCGGAGCACGACGTGGTCATCACGACGGCGCTGATTCCGGGCCGGCCCGCCCCCAGCCTTATCACGACCGAGGGCGTCGAGGGCATGGCGCCCGGATCGGTGATCGTCGACCTCGCGGCCCCCAACGGCGGCAACTGCGCCGCGACCCTCCCGGGCGAGACCGCCGAGCATGCCGGCGTATCGATCCTCGGGCCGCTCGACCTCGCGGCCGAGATGCCGCTCCACGCGAGCGAGATGTACGCCCGCACCGTCGCCGCCCTCATCCAGGAGTTCGCCACCGACGGCGTGTTTCGCGTCGACCTCGACGACGAGATCCAGCAGAGCGCCGTCGTCACGCACGGCGGCGCCATCGTCAACGTGCGCGTCCGGTCCGCCCGCGGCCTCGCCGAGGCGGACGCACCCGCCTCGGCGCCAGCGGGCGAGTAG